The sequence ATATTAAGAGCATTATATAACAGCACTTTTGAATTAGGAGCAGTATCAATTATTACATAATCGAAATCATAATTTGCTAAGTTTTCCCTTAAACAAAACTCCAACAATAGCTCTTTATATTCAATTGATTCTTGTTCAAAATTTCCTAACATTGGATGAGATGCAATAAGATACATATTATGACTTATAACGCTTAAGTATTTATCAAAGTTGTAATCATATTCCTCTTTTAATAAAGAATATACATTGAATTCTTCTATATTATTTATATACTTAATAAAATAACTAGTAATACTATTTTGAGGATCTAAATCAATTAACAGAACTTTTTTATTCATATCTTCTAATATATAACTAAATACAATTGCCATAACACTTTTACCAACACCACCTTTAATGGATGCTATAGTAATTACCTTTGGTTTTTTTTTATCCATTTGTCTATAAGACCCCCGTCCGATAAGGTTTTATTATAAAATTCATATACTTGCTTCTCTAAATCTGTAATTCTATCAATTAAAGATTTATAATATTTTGTGTTTGACTTTTCTTTTTTAAGTAAACAAGAAATACCTTTAATATAACAATAAATACTTCCTTTTTTAAATCTAAACTCTATATAACATACTCTTGAAAACGTATATGCTTTCATAACACCATTTTCTTCATATCTAGTTACAAGATTTTGTATTGGTTTCCTATATCCATAAAATATTCCTAAAAATTCATCATTGTCTCTCAAAGCAAATAAACTAAAAAGTTCTATTTTTTCTTGATTAAATAATCCTCTAAACGCAATGAAAAATTTATGTTTCTGTCTTCTATCAATTCCAAACAAATATAAATCCATCATCAATTTTGTATGATATATTTTTCTCTCTTTAACACTTTCTATCTGAATAAATAGTTTCTTTTTTGTTTTTCTCTTAATATCTGATTCTTTATTTTCAAAATGTTCCAATATATTATCCACAACAAATCCTTAGTCAACAATCTTTTCATACCCCTCTATTCTTAAATGCTCTTTCCCTTCCACCATCTCTAAAATTTCATAGTAATAATGATTATTAAATACTTGGCTATATTTCAAATCAACTTGCTTATTTAAATAATTTTTCAATATTGGCGCTAAAACTTTAACCTCTACTTTGTTCTTCAACTGATCTAGCAGTATACTAAATATATTATTTCTAATCTGCTGTTGGTCTTCTTTTCGACCTTTTTTCTCTCGTTCAACTGTTTTCTTAATCCTCTTTACTATCTGTCCTAAATCACCGTATTTACCACTCTCTACGATAAAATGCGGCTTGTCTTTATACTTTTCATACGCTTTTTGTATCTCTGTTTCTAATTGCTTCTCATTATATCCTTCTTTTTTTAATCCTTCTTTTGTCTCTCCTAGTATCTTTTCTAGTTCCTTTTGTTTTTCTTCTAATTTCTTGCTTTTATTCTGTTCCCTTTCTTTTCTATTCTCTTCTTTCTTCAATGCTATTAGCTTCTTTATTTTAATTTC is a genomic window of Borrelia hispanica CRI containing:
- a CDS encoding ParA family protein, with amino-acid sequence MDKKKPKVITIASIKGGVGKSVMAIVFSYILEDMNKKVLLIDLDPQNSITSYFIKYINNIEEFNVYSLLKEEYDYNFDKYLSVISHNMYLIASHPMLGNFEQESIEYKELLLEFCLRENLANYDFDYVIIDTAPNSKVLLYNALNITDILVVPIETERWSVETFPQILKSVKKTEIIKNRKIEISIIKNKFIKNRNTLRDIEVLLNENYRDLVKGKVHFSNGIRVFINELLVPDKSEKYYKEIKDALNNIITYK
- a CDS encoding DUF226 domain-containing protein, producing MDNILEHFENKESDIKRKTKKKLFIQIESVKERKIYHTKLMMDLYLFGIDRRQKHKFFIAFRGLFNQEKIELFSLFALRDNDEFLGIFYGYRKPIQNLVTRYEENGVMKAYTFSRVCYIEFRFKKGSIYCYIKGISCLLKKEKSNTKYYKSLIDRITDLEKQVYEFYNKTLSDGGLIDKWIKKNQR